From Anopheles darlingi chromosome 2, idAnoDarlMG_H_01, whole genome shotgun sequence, the proteins below share one genomic window:
- the LOC125947973 gene encoding uncharacterized protein LOC125947973 isoform X1 — protein sequence MSMSNRFIDKFDRKFLTAPLVFVNKQLTVQDARKRITIKPAESWKYGEKSLQDPNRCKVWAENSGLTEQDLRSTSARYLCEIHFPGIYQCHSPRRKLLLQTAVPYPYETTYTDPEDEGHENMEENEPEPVQINAPCEPRWVEASAIRTMEMIEQDDLTLKIKDEAKANPENETTVSLKRKDVNEGIGQAKVKMPRYTPSSRQQPSRNEINEYTLQIEDGIMLRKTKPGINKALPGGSKQVIKKLPSSHITDHSTMKSPVTSSTNFVEIIEQGEDQVSIESEDETEESSIHINELVIKGEKYVQMPKALYQKQLADLRCKVAYYEHIMRTIRQTVDHAFSSDT from the exons ATGTCAATGTCAAACCGTTTCATCGACAAGTTTGATCGTAAATTTTTGACAGCGCCACTGGTTTTTGTCAACAAACAACTCACGGTGCAGGACGCCAGAAAACGGATTACGATAAAACCAGCAGAAAGTTGGAAATATGGAGAAAAATCGTTACA AGACCCCAACCGGTGCAAAGTATGGGCCGAGAATTCTGGCCTGACCGAACAAGACCTCCGCAGCACATCCGCTCGCTATCTGTGCGAAATTCACTTTCCAGGCATCTATCAGTGCCATAGTCCACGTCGGAAACTGCTTCTACAAACTGCTGTGCCGTATCCGTACGAAACTACGTACACGGATCCCGAGGATGAAGGCCATGAAAATATGGAAGAAAATGAGCCTGAGCCTGTTCAAATTAATGCACCTTGCGAGCCCAGATGGGTGGAGGCATCGGCAATCAGGACGATGG AAATGATAGAACAAGATGATCTCACGTTGAAAATTAAAGACGAAGCCAAAGCAAACCCCGAAAACGAGACTACTGTATCGCTCAAAAGAAAAGATGTCAACGAAGGGATTGGTCAAGCGAAAGTAAAGATGCCCAGATATACACCGTCTAGCCGACAACAACCAAGCAGGAATGAGATTAATGAGTATACACTGCAGATCGAAGACGGAATTATGCTACGCAAAACGAAACCGGgtatcaacaaagcattgcCAGGCGGCTCGAAACAAGTAATCAAAAAGTTACCGTCTTCCCATATTACGGACCATTCGACTATGAAGTCTCCGGTTACTTCCTCAACGAATTTTGTCGAAATAATCGAACAAGGGGAGGATCAGGTTTCCATTGAAAGCGAAGATGAAACGGAGGAGAGCAGCATTCATATAAATGAATTAGTTATCAAAGGTGAAAAGTATGTTCAGATGCCGAAGGCATTGTATCAAAAACAGCTAGCCGATCTTCGTTGCAAAGTGGCATATTACGAGCATATTATGCGAACCATACGACAAACGGTAGACCATGCCTTCTCGTCTGATACATAA
- the LOC125947918 gene encoding eukaryotic translation initiation factor 2 subunit 3-like isoform X2, whose amino-acid sequence MSSTDQQASTATTGQPHLQQQDLSKLDITKLTPLSPEVISRQATINIGTIGHVAHGKSTVVKAISGVQTVRFKNELERNITIKLGYANAKIYKCDNPKCLRPTCFTSGGSSKDDSFPCYRPACTGRFQLVRHVSFVDCPGHDILMATMLNGAAVMDAALLLIAGNESCPQPQTSEHLAAIEIMKLKHIIILQNKIDLVKDTQAKEQYDQIVKFVQGTVAEGAPIIPISAQLKYNIEVLCEYITKKIPIPPRNFIDPPRLIVIRSFDVNKPGCEVNDLKGGVAGGSILRGVLTVGQEIEVRPGLVSKDAEGRLTCKPIFSRIVSLYTEQNELQFAVPGGLIGVGTKIEPTLCRADRLVGQVLGAVGALPNIFIELEVSYYLLKRLLGVRTEGDKKGAKVQKLVRHEMLLVNIGSLSTGGRVVATRADLAKIALTNPVCTEKNEKIALSRRVENHWRLIGWGQIRGGTVIEPLKEN is encoded by the exons ATGTCGTCCACTGACCAGCAAGCCTCAACGGCTACCACGGGGCAAccgcatctgcagcagcaggatcttTCGAAATTG GATATTACAAAGCTGACACCGCTTTCGCCGGAAGTTATTTCTCGCCAGGCCACTATCAATATCGGCACTATTGGCCATGTAGCGCACGGAAAGTCGACTGTTGTTAAAGCCATCTCCGGCGTACAGACGGTCCGTTTCAAAAACGAGTTGGAGCGAAATATCACCATCAAGCTGG GTTACGCCAACGCGAAGATCTATAAATGCGACAACCCAAAATGTCTGCGACCGACGTGCTTCACTTCGGGTGGTTCAAGCAAGGATGACAGCTTCCCGTGCTACCGTCCAGCCTGTACCGGACGCTTCCAGTTGGTGCGCCACGTCAGCTTTGTCGACTGCCCCGGTCACGACATTCTGATGGCAACGATGTTGAACGGAGCCGCCGTTATGGACGCggccctgctgctgatcgccgGTAACGAGTCCTGCCCGCAGCCACAAACGTCTGAGCATTTGGCCGCCATCGAGATCATGAAGTTGAAGCACATCATCATACTTCAGAACAAGATTGATCTTGTGAAGGACACGCAGGCGAAGGAACAGTACGATCAGATCGTCAAGTTCGTGCAGGGTACGGTCGCCGAGGGGGCCCCCATCATTCCGATTTCGGCTCAGCTCAAGTACAACATCGAGGTACTGTGCGAGTACATTACGAAGAAGATTCCGATACCGCCGCGCAACTTCATCGATCCCCCTCGGTTGATCGTTATCCGGTCGTTCGATGTGAACAAGCCGGGTTGCGAAGTGAACGATCTGAAGGGTGGTGTCGCCGGTGGATCAATTCTGCGTGGCGTCCTGACGGTCGGCCAAGAGATTGAGGTGCGACCCGGGCTGGTGAGCAAGGATGCCGAAGGCCGGTTGACCTGCAAGCCCATCTTTTCGCGCATCGTCTCGCTGTACACGGAGCAGAACGAGCTGCAGTTCGCGGTTCCCGGTGGGCTGATCGGTGTCGGTACCAAGATCGAACCAACGCTCTGCCGTGCCGATCGTTTGGTGGGCCAGGTGTTGGGTGCTGTCGGTGCCCTACCGAATATCTTCATCGAGCTGGAAGTCTCGTACTATCTGCTGAAGCGTCTGCTCGGTGTCCGTACCGAGGGTGACAAGAAGGGTGCCAAGGTGCAGAAGTTGGTCCGGCatgagatgctgctggtgaacaTTGGTTCGCTCAGTACCGGTGGCCGTGTCGTTGCTACGCGTGCCGATTTGGCCAAAATTGCGCTCACCAATCCGGTGTGCACGGAGAAGAACGAAAAGATTGCTCTAAGCCGACGTGTGGAAAACCATTGGCG CTTGATTGGATGGGGACAGATTCGTGGCGGAACTGTGATTGAGCCATTGAAGGAAAACTAA
- the LOC125947993 gene encoding protein SET, which translates to MASVAKKPKKSMDALEDESEALEAIDSCQNEIDALNEKASEEILQVEQKYNALRKPYYQKRNEIIQRIPSFWVTAIVNHPQLSRILEEEEEECLQFLDKLEVEEHENIKSGYWINFYFDENPYFENKVLTKKFNLGAVNNETPVSTSTPIKWNPDRDLTKTLPKKMAAAGRRKRHLQYRTFFEWFTDNNDPINDDIAELIKDDLWLNPLQYYLVPDVEVEQEDDEDGEGEDDFGEEADEEEEAEEVEDEEEKAS; encoded by the exons ATGGCTTCAGTCGCAAAGAAACCAAAGAAGTCAATGGACGCACTGGAGGATGAGTCGGAAGCGCTGGAAGCGATAGACAGCTGCCAGAACGAAATCGACGCACTGAACGAGAAGGCAAGCGAAGAGATACTTCAAGTGGAGCAGAAGTACAACGCATTGCGCAAACCCTACTATCAGAAGCGCAACGAAATCATCCAACGCATTCCAAGTTTCTGGGTAACGGCCATCGTCAATCATCCTCAATTGTCGCGCAttctggaggaggaggaagaggaatgtCTGCAGTTTCTGGATAAGCTCGAGGTGGAGGAGCACGAAAACATTAAGAGCGGATACTGGATCAACTTCTACTTTGACGAGAATCCCTACTTCGAGAATAAGGTCCTTACGAAGAAGTTCAATCTGGGTGCTGTGAACAATG AAACTCCCGTGTCGACAAGTACACCGATCAAGTGGAATCCGGATCGTGATCTGACTAAAACGCTGCCGAAgaagatggcagcagcagggcggCGAAAACGCCACCTGCAGTATCGGACGTTCTTTGAATGGTTCACCGATAATAACGATCCTATCAATGATGATATCGCTGAGCTGATCAAAGATGATCTGTGGCTGAACCCGCTACAATACTACCTTGTCCCCGACGTCGAGGTAGAgcaggaggacgacgaggacggcgaGGGGGAAGATGACTTTGGCGAGGAGgccgatgaagaggaagaagctgAGGAGGTAGAAGATGAGGAAGAGAAGGCATCCTAA
- the LOC125948003 gene encoding ATP synthase subunit O, mitochondrial, with the protein MAASGKLAVFARQLSTSSAAAQLVKPPVQVFGLEGRYACALYSAASKTKALDAVEKDLKGLQNQMRTDPKVRDLLRDPTTKRNVKAAALKDVAAKVKFNAATGNLLTVLAENGRLGRLDGIINAFSLIMAAERGEVVCEVKTAKPLDDGQRKQLENALKAFLKPNQTIQLTAKVDPALIGGMVVSIGDKYVDMSVASKIKKYTDIIAAPV; encoded by the exons ATGGCAGCATCCGGGAAATTGGCCGTATTC GCTCGTCAACTGAGCACTAGCTCGGCCGCGGCTCAGCTGGTGAAGCCACCGGTACAGGTGTTCGGTCTGGAGGGTCGGTATGCTTGCGCCCTCTACTCGGCCGCCTCCAAGACGAAGGCGCTCGATGCCGTGGAGAAGGACCTGAAGGGGCTCCAGAACCAGATGCGCACGGACCCGAAGGTGCGCGATCTGTTGCGTGATCCCACGACCAAGCGTAATGTGAAGGCTGCCGCTCTGAAGGATGTTGCTGCCAAGGTAAAGTTCAACGCGGCCACTGGTAACCTGCTCACCGTGCTGGCTGAGAATGGACGCCTGGGCCGTCTGGACGGTATCATTAATGCGTTCAGCTTGATCATGGCTGCTGAGCGTGGTGAGGTTGTGTGCGAGGTCAAGACAGCGAAACCACTGGATGATGGACAGCGCAAGCAGCTGGAAAATGCTCTCAAG GCATTCCtgaaaccaaaccagaccatTCAGCTTACCGCCAAGGTTGATCCGGCATTGATCGGTGGCATGGTTGTGTCGATCGGTGACAAGTACGTCGACATGAGCGTTGCCAGTAAGATCAAGAAGTACACCGACATCATCGCCGCCCCCGTCTAA
- the LOC125947918 gene encoding histone-lysine N-methyltransferase Su(var)3-9-like isoform X1 translates to MSSTDQQASTATTGQPHLQQQDLSKLDITKLTPLSPEVISRQATINIGTIGHVAHGKSTVVKAISGVQTVRFKNELERNITIKLELLSPELIHKLTTDSEALKGFIKKTHERYKPMGYASCPRGTTPTVATSNGKGQRKRKLSDEALAISPSKLGDFSSQMKQAKIMDFFNKSPPLRVATITTEANTEAANAKQDSAEIKKDNIEAACKAEVLSMGSRTSLPAGLRKEGIMNPGEATATARQTIEGFVGRRSMAASPSRSSSDSATNEQRIAVFRRVSMHELPSSSPPSTKSKSKVKTPQSSSAKPSSCSSSRGAPKKSHKKSSDEEYEVRSIEDIQIVRSDPYFLIKWKGYDDSHATWEPLEHLRSCNMLNDFLQEQLDRVKDVVAEIEEQIEQCEEYLQVLHTHQSGLKTAYEIFTEYEQYDWSQVCADLIVMAKLKMHKSHRKNIWNRIVQAKCWELSFNKRHQQLLLLQRFENLINSQEPTCKVIVINDQDLDEPPSNFTYLRTNIATEGIAIPNDPPYGCMCNPCNSRAESCCGKMAGGRFAYSSGKRRLALKPGAPIYECNKRCSCGPDCPNRVVQHGSRCNLTLFKTNNGRGWGVRTNVVIYEGQYISEYCGEVIAYEEAEKRGREYDAVGRTYLFDLDFNGADNLYTLDAARYGNISRFYNHSCDPNCGIWSVWIDCLDPNLPLLAFFALRRIEPGEELTFNYHSQIGGQSSSSAASDGPASGSVPDEVEKTNGLPSVQSASNVCSPNSKLKQSNSSHPPTPRKNVSIPTECLCGSANCRKFIF, encoded by the exons ATGTCGTCCACTGACCAGCAAGCCTCAACGGCTACCACGGGGCAAccgcatctgcagcagcaggatcttTCGAAATTG GATATTACAAAGCTGACACCGCTTTCGCCGGAAGTTATTTCTCGCCAGGCCACTATCAATATCGGCACTATTGGCCATGTAGCGCACGGAAAGTCGACTGTTGTTAAAGCCATCTCCGGCGTACAGACGGTCCGTTTCAAAAACGAGTTGGAGCGAAATATCACCATCAAGCTGG AACTCCTGTCCCCGGAGCTAATACACAAACTTACCACCGATAGTGAAGCATTGAAAGGGTTTATTAAAAAAACCCACGAACGTTACAAGCCTATGGGGTATGCCAGCTGTCCGAGGGGCACTACCCCCACCGTTGCTACCAGCAACGGAAAAGGACAAAGAAAGCGTAAACTTTCGGACGAAGCGCTGGCAATTAGTCCGTCTAAGTTGGGCGATTTCAGCTCCCAGATGAAGCAGGCTAAAATCATGGATTTCTTTAACAAATCACCACCTCTCCGTGTGGCTACCATTACGACTGAGGCGAATACTGAAGCGGCGAATGCCAAACAAGATAGTGCAGAAATTAAGAAAGATAACATAGAGGCGGCATGTAAGGCGGAGGTGCTATCGATGGGCTCCCGTACATCTTTGCCAGCAGGGTTGCGGAAGGAGGGAATCATGAACCCCGGcgaggcaacagcaaccgcacgGCAAACTATAGAAGGATTCGTAGGAAGGAGATCAATGGCTGCGTCACCGTCGCGCAGCTCGTCCGATTctgcaacgaacgaacaacgcaTCGCGGTGTTTCGGCGTGTGTCAATGCACGAACTTCCCAGTTCTTCTCCTCCCAGTACCAAATCTAAGTCTAAGGTGAAAACCCCGCAAAGCTCGTCGGCAAAACCTTCCTCCTGCTCGTCCTCGCGTGGAGCTCcaaaaaaatcacacaaaaaaTCATCCGACGAAGAGTACGAGGTTCGGTCGATCGAGGATATTCAGATCGTACGGTCGGATCCTTACTTCCTGATCAAATGGAAGGGCTACGATGATAGCCACGCCACGTGGGAACCACTGGAGCATCTGCGCAGCTGCAACATGCTGAACGATTTTCTTCAGGAACAGCTCGATCGCGTGAAGGATGTTGTGGCGGAAATCGAGGAACAGATCGAACAGTGTGAAGAGTACCTGCAGGTTTTGCATACCCATCAGTCCGGACTCAAGACGGCGTACGAAATCTTCACCGAGTATGAGCAGTACGACTGGAGCCAGGTGTGTGCCGATTTGATCGTAATGGCCAAGTTAAAGATGCACAAATCGCACCGGAAAAACATCTGGAATCGGATCGTGCAGGCCAAGTGCTGGGAGCTTTCGTTCAACAAGCGACACCAGCAGCTCTTACTGTTGCAGCGGTTCGAAAACCTCATCAACTCACAGGAACCGACCTGCAAGGTGATAGTGATAAACGATCAGGATCTGGATGAACCACCGAGCAACTTTACCTACCTGCGGACCAACATTGCGACCGAAGGGATTGCAATACCGAACGATCCTCCCTATGGTTGCATGTGCAATCCGTGCAACTCGCGAGCCGAATCCTGCTGCGGCAAAATGGCCGGTGGCCGTTTCGCCTACAGCAGTGGCAAGCGTCGTTTGGCACTCAAACCTGGTGCACCGATCTACGAGTGCAACAAGCGATGTAGCTGCGGTCCCGATTGCCCAAACCGGGTGGTACAACATGGTAGCCGATGTAACTTGACGCTTTTCAAGACGAACAATGGCCGCGGCTGGGGTGTGCGAACGAACGTCGTCATTTACGAGGGGCAGTACATCTCGGAGTATTGCGGTGAGGTGATCGCGTACGAGGAAGCAGAAAAGCGTGGCCGCGAATATGATGCGGTCGGTCGGACCTACCTGTTCGATCTGGACTTCAATGGAGCGGACAATCTGTACACGCTAGATGCGGCCCGCTATGGGAACATTTCGCGCTTTTACAATCACTCGTGCGACCCGAACTGTGGCATCTGGTCAGTGTGGATCGATTGTCTCGATCCGAATCTGCCCCTGTTGGCCTTTTTCGCTTTGCGGCGTATCGAGCCCGGCGAAGAGCTTACCTTCAACTATCACTCGCAGATCGGTGgccagagtagcagcagcgccgctAGTGATGGTCCTGCTAGTGGTAGTGTGCCTGATGAAGTCGAAAAGACCAACGGTTTACCCTCCGTCCAAAGTGCGTCGAATGTCTGCTCTCCAAATAGCAAACTCAAGCAGTCGAATAGTAGTCATCCACCCACACCGAGAAAGAACGTCTCCATACCCACCGAATGTCTTTGCGGCAGTGCAAACTGTCGAAAGTTTATCTTTTAG
- the LOC125947973 gene encoding uncharacterized protein LOC125947973 isoform X2, whose translation MEKNRYSTMKKICSYKGCNNTTVSNPAVTYFLFPRDPNRCKVWAENSGLTEQDLRSTSARYLCEIHFPGIYQCHSPRRKLLLQTAVPYPYETTYTDPEDEGHENMEENEPEPVQINAPCEPRWVEASAIRTMEMIEQDDLTLKIKDEAKANPENETTVSLKRKDVNEGIGQAKVKMPRYTPSSRQQPSRNEINEYTLQIEDGIMLRKTKPGINKALPGGSKQVIKKLPSSHITDHSTMKSPVTSSTNFVEIIEQGEDQVSIESEDETEESSIHINELVIKGEKYVQMPKALYQKQLADLRCKVAYYEHIMRTIRQTVDHAFSSDT comes from the exons ATGGAGAAAAATCGTTACAGTACGATGAAGAAAATATGCTCCTACAAAGGGTGCAACAACACCACCGTTTCGAACCCGGCAGTGACGTACTTTCTGTTCCCCAGAGACCCCAACCGGTGCAAAGTATGGGCCGAGAATTCTGGCCTGACCGAACAAGACCTCCGCAGCACATCCGCTCGCTATCTGTGCGAAATTCACTTTCCAGGCATCTATCAGTGCCATAGTCCACGTCGGAAACTGCTTCTACAAACTGCTGTGCCGTATCCGTACGAAACTACGTACACGGATCCCGAGGATGAAGGCCATGAAAATATGGAAGAAAATGAGCCTGAGCCTGTTCAAATTAATGCACCTTGCGAGCCCAGATGGGTGGAGGCATCGGCAATCAGGACGATGG AAATGATAGAACAAGATGATCTCACGTTGAAAATTAAAGACGAAGCCAAAGCAAACCCCGAAAACGAGACTACTGTATCGCTCAAAAGAAAAGATGTCAACGAAGGGATTGGTCAAGCGAAAGTAAAGATGCCCAGATATACACCGTCTAGCCGACAACAACCAAGCAGGAATGAGATTAATGAGTATACACTGCAGATCGAAGACGGAATTATGCTACGCAAAACGAAACCGGgtatcaacaaagcattgcCAGGCGGCTCGAAACAAGTAATCAAAAAGTTACCGTCTTCCCATATTACGGACCATTCGACTATGAAGTCTCCGGTTACTTCCTCAACGAATTTTGTCGAAATAATCGAACAAGGGGAGGATCAGGTTTCCATTGAAAGCGAAGATGAAACGGAGGAGAGCAGCATTCATATAAATGAATTAGTTATCAAAGGTGAAAAGTATGTTCAGATGCCGAAGGCATTGTATCAAAAACAGCTAGCCGATCTTCGTTGCAAAGTGGCATATTACGAGCATATTATGCGAACCATACGACAAACGGTAGACCATGCCTTCTCGTCTGATACATAA
- the LOC125959152 gene encoding uncharacterized protein LOC125959152, protein MAKVAAVFAVIVCSIVVLHGASANPFGYPAHSTDCPGKCAHKVQPVTLVETSPAFRPASHLEFLEIFLDCFNTLRIPLRKYPAYLSGLFPEDAETKCFLRCVAIKLGVYCDEAGADIERHCLQFGLGQCCEQFKSQHELCLQQNSVPCPDRCTAAYKQELCFQEPIAKYLDYHFHQFVGSLHHAKGSNSLSLLHP, encoded by the coding sequence ATGGCCAAAGTCGCGGCAGTTTTCGCTGTGATCGTGTGCAGCATCGTagtccttcacggtgccagcgCCAATCCATTCGGTTATCCGGCACACTCGACCGATTGTCCCGGAAAGTGCGCCCACAAGGTGCAACCCGTAACACTTGTGGAGACAAGCCCGGCCTTCCGTCCCGCCTCGCACCTCGAGTTTCTAGAGATCTTCCTCGACTGCTTCAACACGCTGCGCATTCCGCTGCGCAAGTACCCTGCGTACCTGTCCGGTCTCTTCCCGGAGGATGCGGAAACGAAGTGCTTCCTGCGTTGCGTCGCCATTAAGCTGGGCGTGTACTGTGACGAAGCTGGCGCCGACATCGAACGCCACTGTTTGCAGTTTGGTCTTGGTCAGTGCTGCGAACAGTTCAAGAGCCAGCATGAGCTGTGTCTGCAACAAAACTCGGTGCCCTGCCCCGACCGTTGCACGGCCGCCTACAAACAGGAACTCTGCTTCCAGGAACCGATCGCCAAGTATCTCGACTACCACTTCCACCAGTTCGTCGGTAGTCTGCATCACGCTAAGGGCAGCAACAGCCTGTCCTTGCTGCACCCCTAA